The Bombus fervidus isolate BK054 chromosome 17, iyBomFerv1, whole genome shotgun sequence DNA segment CTGAAAAGAATATACACTCCGATAAATTCTACAGTCCtttacgtattttataaattcataagAAAAGTTTATTAGCAAAAATCGGTAGTATTACAAAATGACACAGCAATATTAACTTGTAATAGGTTATGCAGCATGATACATTACTTTTCACTTTTATGATTGTTTGTactgatatacatataaagatgtttttaattttgaaataattatctttttaccTTTGACAAAGATCAAAAGAAAATCCAGGAGCAGGAATTTCAGGCACAAGTACCGAAGACATGATTCAAAAGTTCTGACTTCTAACTTTGTGAAAAGAGCCGCAGTAATGAACGAAAAGCATTTCACAAATGTCACCATTTACCAGTAGATGGCAGCTTTGTGTGGAATAACCACGAAAATagttaatttttaacttatttttatcttaattaaTGTATGAACCAACTTAACTTACCTTTTTCTTATATGCAAATGGaccaaaataataataaatacaattaaaaatatgttatatttattaaaagtcaaatataacaaaacgctcaagaaataaaatttgaaacaaaaatatgtattgcttggtttcaaaaatttaaaaagaccGCTACGGTACACACTAAAAGTCACATAAATTTCTCCTTTTACATCAACTTGTATGcaatatatgaaacattaaatGCGTTCATtgtgatataaaaaaataatataagacataaaataatttatacagcTTATTCTAAAGTGGTTCtctcaaattattaaaacggtgctatatactttttaatatttacaaaatgatatgaaatttaataaattatgaaaatttctttaaataacatCTATAAACAAGTTATATCGTTAATAATTTCTGCCATCATATTCCTGTCTTGTAAAGCTGCATCTAACTCTTCTTGATCCCAttccaaatttatttttgtcaaaCGGGCTGCTTTTTTTCTTGTTAACTTTAAAATACCTCTAGTTTCTATCAATGAACATAGACTATAAAATTCAGAACCATCAACAGCAtgaatatttcgtttcttgCAAACTTTTTTGTACACTTCATGCAACTAAAacagaattatatttatatacattgaaattttttatcagatagttgatttttttattgtatactTACTTTCCCCACTGTCACATCTTTATTTCGTCCTTTGTTTAGGATAAGTAATAAAGAACATAATAGTAATTTTTGTTGTAATGGAAATGTACTTTCCtccttttcaatattttgagATCCACcataaatatcgtttaataCAGTGATGACTTCTTTTAAATCCACTGGCTGGTCTACTGCAGATTGTTGCTTTTtaggtatatttatttctgtaaaaaataatgaatttattttgtttagaaAATAGCAATGTTTTTTCTTAGTTTTATTTTGCTCTCATTCCATATAACACATACCATTATTATTGGTAGGTTGTAAAACTTGTGCTAATTTATGAGATTCAGCAAGTTCTATTACTCTTCTACTGATATCCAATGCTCTTCTAATATCACCAGAAATAGCAGCAACTTTTCCAGATAACATTTGTATTGCAGTTTTAGTAAACACGTCAGACACATTTGCTTCACTTAATCTTTcagatattatattacatatttcttgTTTTGTGTATGGTGAAAAATGCATCAACTCTGGTTTCAATTCACATCTAGCTTGTAATCTAGGCAATATCCTATCTGTTAAATCTAAAGCATTAGCAATTCCAACTAAAATCAATTTAGAATTGTGTATTGATGGCCATTCAAAGACAGAATATAAAACAGATTGCTTTTTACTTTCTAATTGATCTATTTCATCTAAAATTAATAGCAACATTTTATGATTAGagcttaaatatttttcaataactcCTTTACTGTATTTTCCAGATTTTCGTTCAGCTAAAATGGGTGGTAATCCTAACTTCTGTAtaatttttgcataaattGTAGCAGCAGATTTCATAGTTGTGcaattaacataaattattttaaactttgATTTGAACTCAGTCTTTAATATAAGCTTTGAAAGACATGCAGTTTTTCCAGTTCCAGGTGGTCCTGATACATATAAGGATCCtgatgtttcattttttaaatgctCTTCCATAAATTCTTGTAACTTTTGTAATTCATTTTCTCTACCAGGTAAGGTATCAGGTACTGAGCTGTGCAAAGCTTTACGAGCATTGCGATATCTTTCTGTTCCAAATAATCTTTTAGGAGCCAGTTTTTCCTCCTTAGTTGGAGAAGGttccaaatttaatttatcaaaaaacGTAGAAGGTGTGGTTGGAGATGTTAATGGAAATGATTTATCTATCCTTTTCTGTTTTGGAGGTGTAGAACCATGATCttctaaaaaagatatataaaaccaTTTGTATCATtctctataaaaaatatacatacattaaaaatgtataaattcatttattatacataccaTCAGATTCAGTTGAATTCTGCGTACGTTGAGGAGTTTTTACACTTATAGCATTATCACTGACTTTGGTATTTTCTACATCTGAGTCTGAGTCTGATTCACTACTACTTAAAGTAATAATCTTCTTCACAGACGGTGTATATTTATGAGAAGAATCTCTCGCAGTTGCATTACTAAAATCTTCTttcattacattatttttagttccataaaatgaacatttttttgtTACTTTGAATGGAATTGTCATTTGAACACCTGTCATTTTTTTATGAAGTAAATTAcacaattaataaattaacataCACAATTTTCGCacacaaaaattttatttttttcgtaGAAATAATGTGTCTAATATAAACTGTTTGATAACTGTTTCCTACTGCTTTTTAACCTACAATTTTTTGGAAAAGCCAAAAAGTCACTCAACAATTTTCCCAaagtttgaataaaattacacaTTCATTGatgttatttcaatttacaaattaaatgttctaattaattacatatactTCCTTAATAAAACACGTTCCAAGTATCTATGTATTCCGCTATAAGTGCCGTACTCCGAGATTTTCCGCGGGAAAAAGCTTTAAACGCGGGAAACTGAAGGcatataaaaaggaaatggaAGAATTCAATTCCCGCGTAAAAACAAACATCcgaaaaatataagatattaatttaagaCAGTACacaatagaaaatatacagaTACCAATCAAcactaataaatataatattacttatattatacaaattgatataaacgagtcattttaatataatgtgtataaaatacgggcacataaaattaattagccCTCTAGGGGTAAACATAAGAACTATAGAGACCAAAATTTCCAGGATCAGAACATCAGAAGAAGCGAGCTATTCTCTTCCATATTGGCATTAGAACGTGCAAGAAGTTGAAGGTGCGACTAACGCAATCGAGATATTCTAGACTAATCTAGAAATCTCGTATTCAGAAAATGAGAGCTAAGGTAATATGATATTAATGTTTcttgttaatttcaatatttttgataataagtttgctattacatattttttgaattctaaaatatatatttcttcaattGTTGTTGCACTGCATGGATATTTGACATGTTTCCTAACATTCGAATCACAAAAGCAATAGGTTAAGTTAtcaaaaaacataaaaatacaagaaaagtaaataggaaattttcaattttcagtgGCGAAAAAAGAGGATGCGTAGGCTAAAACGTAAAAGGAGGAAAATGCGTGCGAGgtctaaataaattttatatctataaCCTCTGTAAGTATATAGTTACATATACCATAAgcgtattataatatatatttaacatttttttttattacaaaaagatattaaaacagtaatatatattgataaatatgtatataaaagatttatttaaaaagaaatttaagaagCAATTTTCCAAACATTTGGTCatgtttgtaatatataagttctatttataaattttattgtattttatatgtacaaaTCTTAACACAAgcctttaaaaaaaaagacacttATTagctttataaaatttttgtttcagcTGTAAGAGTAACATCAACCAGATCaacttgaaaaaattgtatcgattTCAACTTTCAcaattaactttttttatgCAGAGAGTTCATTTTATTACCATGCACGTGACttgtacaatttaataaattgttcgtttaaattatttgGAACCTTGTTTACTTAACCTTATCCtccataatataaaattagaaaatatacaattataatgagttaatataaaattaaaaaataagttagaaaattataatatgagttaatataaaattagaaaatatgttaaacaattataatatGAGTTAATAGTGATAGCGATCAAATGGAATAACTGGCGTTTACGTTATTCGAATAAACTTAACCTTGCTTTATATGTGCAGAACAACATGCGAACTGTATTAACAAGTCTTTTACGaacaaaaatacaattttataaatatttaaaacccCGTACAAATAATGTAGTAACATATTCTCAATTAAGACAAATTACAATGTTTCCAAATAACAATCAAAAACAACTTAATAacgatgaaaatattgaaaacgaATCACATAACCTAGTCGGTTCGCTTAGTACCACTCATAAAGTTTTTGAAGATGAAAAtgcagaaattatttttgatgTCAGTGAAAAACaagaaatgattaatttagAAGATTTAAGAATTGAGGAAGAACCTCACGATCCTTATGaaggaataaatttaaaacgtGAGTAGTAATGAAACTTATCTATATACTGTTATGCAAACTTTTTGCTATATAAGGACagttattaataatgttttttaATACAAGATATCAATACAATCATTTTTCAGGTGGCGTAAACTGTGTGTTTGAAATAGAAGATCTTATatcattattacaaaaaaGTAATGCCAAAAATATCTTTGTTACTTCTGTACCCTCTGAATTACAATATGTTGATTACGTAGTTATAGTAACAGGTAAATCAAAGAAGCATATGCAGTCACTTGCTAAttttgtccggaaagtgtataaattaaagaagGACAAAACAGATTTCTTGCCAAAAATTGAAGGAGAAGATTCAAAAGATTGGCTTGCTTTAGATTTAggtaattttcttattatattgGGACAGATTTACTATATCtttataataatcgaattACTATATATTCTTCTTGTTCTTAGGAAATATCGtattgcatattttttcaAGTTCTGCTAGATCATTATATGATTTAGAAACATTGTGGTCAGTTGGACCTGATTATGACGATAAAAGTAGAAGTTCTACTGACAAAGACATTATGgaacaatataatacatttttatctgaTTTAGAACCAATTGAGAATAATGATGATgataaaaagaatgaaatgtatagacaataaatataaaagttatgTAAATGatatatgttattttttatgcaCTAAGATATGAtccttattaaataaattctatacaaaaagtaaaataaaataataataatgctaAAACATAATTCTCATGCAATAGTTTTTGAAAAGTATGTGTATAAGCTACCGATCACCTTCCCTTCCCTCCCCCCTCTTTCATTCCGCTCTTCGTGCTCTATTTATGCTTTCTGAAGCAATTCTCCATTTGCAATAAGCGTCCATATCTGAAGGCGCTTTATCGCAGATCAACAAAATGAAATCTTATCGAATTATCAGCTCTATTTCATACGCTGactaataattacaatatagACGCATTTGCGCGAATAAATTTTGTGTTGGTACATGTAATATTAAACCGCGTGTATCAACAGAACGCAATTAGAATAATAGTCTGTCCTACCTAACGGGTATCATCGGCAtttgtatactatttataacacataacataaaaaataatttttataataacagaAAACATTACATCTGGTTctttagtaaaaaatttatgtaacTAAATCCATGGCAGAGAATATTCTTTCTCCCATATGAAAgtgcaattaattttcaacagtACTTATATAGGtaatgtatatacattttcaattattgtaaattaattaaacaaaatttaattaaaaaaatgtaccaTTATTTGCACATTGTTAATTATCATGAATTTCAactcatatattatatatattcttatgtgataaattaaaaatagtttaaggtatctttaattttatggCTTATTTTATCATACAATTCTTTATTTCAGATAATCATATGATTAttttaaaggaagaaaaatatgaaaagatagaaaaatttatctaaTCACAAAAAATGACAAACAATTTAGATTCAGTTTGTGAAAAAAGGTCCACCCGTTTCTTGCAAATTCCTTTAAAGTCAACTGaacagatttatttaattttcttaattccaACATTAATCAgctgttttgtatatataattcatttttctgcTGATTTAGTAGTTGCTATACaacatttcaaagaaaataacTTAGTATGGGGTTGTTGTACTATTTGTTTTATGTATGCACCAGCAATTGCATACTTTATGTTAACTGTTTCAAGACCAGATTGGTGGATGTCAAATGATGATAAATTAACAAAGGGAATGTTTTGTTGGTTCTGTCTCCAACTTTGTCAACTGATAggctttgtttttttttctctttataggtattaatattttctactcAAAATAACTAATAGTCtcattcatttatattaatataatatctaattattttttaggTATGCAGGTCTTATAGTACTATCTATTGAAGCTATTATTTTAAGTGGAAAAGAGAGAACTGAGACTTTAAACATAGCAGCTGCTCCTGCAgctatagaattatatttctttttacaagcATGGTTTCAAGCAGTTCCTCAAGCTCTCTTTCAAACACATTTACTCTTTCGTGAACCATCATTTCATCAGACTCATCAATCTGgtattttattctacaatttgcagtataatttaaataaaattataaataccaAATTAAGATTATTTTTGTAGCAGTTGTAAAGGTGCTTTCTATTACTATATCCATTGTAATACTTGCCATTCAGACTACCTCATTTCAAAGATTTGAAAGTCAACGTATTAATGGTAGAAAACTACCATGGGCAATGTGGTTAAAGAAATATTGCATTCAGGtatcttaatattaaaaattacgtggTTACCTACAACATTGGAAAACAATTTCTCcaagtatttatttaatttatataattataggaACTTTGTGATTTTGAAGAAGGCACACCTTTAAAATTAtgcgataaaaaagaaaataacccTATAGATAATTCCTTAGAACAACCAGAATCTGTAAAAGTTCAACACGAAGATAAGGAGCAATGTGATTCTCACATTTCTTTAGATCGTCAAGTGTCTGTGACACCTCCTTTACCacctaaaaatgtatatattacacCACCTCCAACTCCTTTACGTGGAATTACTACAGTTACACCTTTACCTATACCAGATGTACCAGCTCCACCAAGACCAGATTCAATATGTATAGTTCCAAAAAATGCAGAATCTGAGCAATTATTTACTAAGGTAGTATCTATTgcagaaagaaagaacaatACCATACAAGATTTAAAAGTTCCACAACGAAGATATTCAACAAAAGGTTTAGAAGAAGATGATCCTGTAGGAAAATTTTTGAGTTTTTTATGGTGGTTCTTCTTCATTCTAGCACGTATACTTACTATTGCCATATTCTATGAATTTTACCCACTCTACTTATCCATTGTGCTTGGTATACATTATGGTATTATgttaatatatcttttttattatacgcAATATTATgacattattacattttttcttaatttatggCTAGGATTAGTGTACATAGTTAGTTTAATtgaatatagaattaaatttaagtATGCAGATAAGTGGGTATTgccatattatatttttgtattagtGCAAAATACGTTTTTAACATTATCTTGGTATTTTTATGCAGATTGGGATGGGTTTTGgtattcttatatatttttcgtcatTCTTGGAAGTATGACACTATGCGTTTTATCAACTATAATTTATTGTGCTTTGCTTAAACCAAAGAAACGTAGGATATATACCAGCTGACAAATGCAGAAAATTGTCTCATggtaaaatattcattgaaaCGTGATTTCACAAAtgctttaatttttatatattacttgAACATGAggttgttttatatttatacaaatcatTTACAAAATAGATATACTAGAAAACTATTATTAACGAATAGGACAATGGAGTAGCTGatgcaattaaaatttgtagttACAATGTTTAAATCTAAACTGAGAAACTGAGGACTGATATTGATAGTTACATAATGTGAAAGATGTATTTATCAtacattgttataaattagGTAGCTAtgtttatgaaatattcataggAAAATCCGTCTAAAAACATTTACATATAGTTACTAGATACAGCAGCATTTTTCCTTATGtacg contains these protein-coding regions:
- the Cdc6 gene encoding cell division cycle 6 isoform X1; translation: MTGVQMTIPFKVTKKCSFYGTKNNVMKEDFSNATARDSSHKYTPSVKKIITLSSSESDSDSDVENTKVSDNAISVKTPQRTQNSTESDEDHGSTPPKQKRIDKSFPLTSPTTPSTFFDKLNLEPSPTKEEKLAPKRLFGTERYRNARKALHSSVPDTLPGRENELQKLQEFMEEHLKNETSGSLYVSGPPGTGKTACLSKLILKTEFKSKFKIIYVNCTTMKSAATIYAKIIQKLGLPPILAERKSGKYSKGVIEKYLSSNHKMLLLILDEIDQLESKKQSVLYSVFEWPSIHNSKLILVGIANALDLTDRILPRLQARCELKPELMHFSPYTKQEICNIISERLSEANVSDVFTKTAIQMLSGKVAAISGDIRRALDISRRVIELAESHKLAQVLQPTNNNEINIPKKQQSAVDQPVDLKEVITVLNDIYGGSQNIEKEESTFPLQQKLLLCSLLLILNKGRNKDVTVGKLHEVYKKVCKKRNIHAVDGSEFYSLCSLIETRGILKLTRKKAARLTKINLEWDQEELDAALQDRNMMAEIINDITCL
- the Cdc6 gene encoding cell division cycle 6 isoform X2, encoding MTGVQMTIPFKVTKKCSFYGTKNNVMKEDFSNATARDSSHKYTPSVKKIITLSSSESDSDSDVENTKVSDNAISVKTPQRTQNSTESDDHGSTPPKQKRIDKSFPLTSPTTPSTFFDKLNLEPSPTKEEKLAPKRLFGTERYRNARKALHSSVPDTLPGRENELQKLQEFMEEHLKNETSGSLYVSGPPGTGKTACLSKLILKTEFKSKFKIIYVNCTTMKSAATIYAKIIQKLGLPPILAERKSGKYSKGVIEKYLSSNHKMLLLILDEIDQLESKKQSVLYSVFEWPSIHNSKLILVGIANALDLTDRILPRLQARCELKPELMHFSPYTKQEICNIISERLSEANVSDVFTKTAIQMLSGKVAAISGDIRRALDISRRVIELAESHKLAQVLQPTNNNEINIPKKQQSAVDQPVDLKEVITVLNDIYGGSQNIEKEESTFPLQQKLLLCSLLLILNKGRNKDVTVGKLHEVYKKVCKKRNIHAVDGSEFYSLCSLIETRGILKLTRKKAARLTKINLEWDQEELDAALQDRNMMAEIINDITCL
- the Rsfs312 gene encoding ribosomal silencing factor RsfS-like protein, 312, which translates into the protein MRTVLTSLLRTKIQFYKYLKPRTNNVVTYSQLRQITMFPNNNQKQLNNDENIENESHNLVGSLSTTHKVFEDENAEIIFDVSEKQEMINLEDLRIEEEPHDPYEGINLKRGVNCVFEIEDLISLLQKSNAKNIFVTSVPSELQYVDYVVIVTGKSKKHMQSLANFVRKVYKLKKDKTDFLPKIEGEDSKDWLALDLGNIVLHIFSSSARSLYDLETLWSVGPDYDDKSRSSTDKDIMEQYNTFLSDLEPIENNDDDKKNEMYRQ
- the LOC139996189 gene encoding uncharacterized protein — encoded protein: MTNNLDSVCEKRSTRFLQIPLKSTEQIYLIFLIPTLISCFVYIIHFSADLVVAIQHFKENNLVWGCCTICFMYAPAIAYFMLTVSRPDWWMSNDDKLTKGMFCWFCLQLCQLIGFVFFSLYRYAGLIVLSIEAIILSGKERTETLNIAAAPAAIELYFFLQAWFQAVPQALFQTHLLFREPSFHQTHQSAVVKVLSITISIVILAIQTTSFQRFESQRINGRKLPWAMWLKKYCIQELCDFEEGTPLKLCDKKENNPIDNSLEQPESVKVQHEDKEQCDSHISLDRQVSVTPPLPPKNVYITPPPTPLRGITTVTPLPIPDVPAPPRPDSICIVPKNAESEQLFTKVVSIAERKNNTIQDLKVPQRRYSTKGLEEDDPVGKFLSFLWWFFFILARILTIAIFYEFYPLYLSIVLGIHYGIMLIYLFYYTQYYDIITFFLNLWLGLVYIVSLIEYRIKFKYADKWVLPYYIFVLVQNTFLTLSWYFYADWDGFWYSYIFFVILGSMTLCVLSTIIYCALLKPKKRRIYTS